From Candidatus Pedobacter colombiensis, one genomic window encodes:
- a CDS encoding DUF3857 domain-containing protein, producing MNKRITLLVYLFTICTFSYAQENQTNKSKTFKYGKIGLEEFDIKVNGSDSAASAVALFDVGRGFFELSPKTGDFMYVFERHTRYKIINKSGYDYANLELQFYKQNSGETKLDYMDAATYNLEGGKIVTSKLNGDAKFSEKQDKNYTLKKFALPNVKEGSIVEYKYRISSDFIFTLRPWYFQRAIPTLYSQYDITIPEYYKYKVNAGGYLFLNPKQEMVNQTFFIKGQSLTAQSLHLHYQAENVPGLKRENYITTMEDYVSKIGFELSSITIPGQVYREVTSSWPKIVKGLKDDENFGSFIGKKSYSKTILKDIIKGETRPDTVMLMIFDYVKNNIKWNDKYSIYTSETNPKTIFEKKTGNTADINLCLLNLLSEANIMASPVLLSTRGNGTHPGIPMLTEFNNVIIQAEIGDKMILLDATDKDHTASMIAYDNLNHQGLKVNLQTENAAWISLEENRLSKKNISLMLTLNNENKLSGKLYLLSTHYEALNRRDKYRSATNETDFLKSYKTEKPGLGIQNYKIQDLNNLDAPLVETMDVVIEDNVEEAGNLAYFTPLLFERTKENPFKLEERKFPVDFAFPTEENYRINVDFPKGYQLDKTPKNERIVLPDDVASFTFIFAAEENKLMITSKITIKKAIYSPEEYYDLKELFKNIVRKQAEQIVFKKS from the coding sequence ATGAATAAAAGAATAACACTTCTGGTGTACTTATTTACAATCTGCACATTTTCATACGCACAAGAAAACCAAACGAACAAGTCAAAAACATTTAAATATGGTAAAATAGGCCTTGAAGAATTTGACATCAAAGTAAATGGTTCAGATTCAGCTGCATCTGCCGTAGCATTATTTGATGTAGGTAGAGGTTTTTTTGAACTCAGTCCAAAAACAGGTGATTTTATGTATGTTTTTGAACGACATACGCGCTACAAAATCATTAATAAATCCGGGTATGATTATGCCAACCTGGAACTTCAATTTTATAAGCAAAATAGCGGTGAAACAAAATTAGACTATATGGATGCCGCTACTTATAACCTCGAAGGTGGTAAAATAGTAACCAGTAAGCTAAATGGTGACGCTAAATTTTCTGAAAAACAGGATAAGAATTACACCCTTAAAAAATTTGCATTACCCAATGTCAAAGAAGGATCAATCGTTGAATATAAATACAGAATATCATCTGATTTTATTTTTACCCTAAGACCATGGTATTTTCAAAGAGCCATCCCTACCCTTTATTCTCAATACGACATTACCATTCCTGAGTATTACAAATATAAAGTAAATGCTGGAGGTTATTTGTTTTTAAATCCCAAGCAGGAAATGGTTAACCAAACTTTTTTTATTAAAGGACAATCACTTACCGCACAATCACTACATCTCCATTATCAGGCAGAAAATGTACCTGGTCTAAAGCGAGAAAACTATATTACCACGATGGAAGATTATGTAAGCAAAATAGGCTTTGAGCTGTCTTCTATTACCATCCCCGGTCAGGTTTACAGGGAAGTCACCTCATCATGGCCTAAAATTGTTAAAGGATTAAAAGATGATGAGAATTTTGGATCCTTCATTGGTAAAAAAAGCTACAGCAAAACCATATTAAAAGATATAATAAAAGGCGAAACCAGACCTGACACGGTAATGTTGATGATTTTCGATTATGTAAAAAACAATATCAAATGGAATGATAAGTATAGCATCTATACTTCCGAAACCAATCCCAAAACTATCTTTGAAAAGAAAACAGGCAATACAGCTGACATTAACCTTTGCTTGCTTAATCTTTTGTCCGAAGCAAACATTATGGCTTCCCCGGTATTATTAAGCACACGAGGAAATGGAACCCATCCTGGTATACCTATGCTTACCGAATTCAACAACGTTATTATTCAGGCCGAAATTGGAGATAAAATGATCCTTTTAGATGCAACTGATAAAGACCATACAGCAAGCATGATTGCTTACGATAACCTGAATCATCAGGGACTGAAAGTAAATTTACAAACTGAAAATGCAGCATGGATATCTCTTGAAGAAAACAGGCTAAGCAAGAAAAATATAAGTTTAATGCTTACCCTAAATAATGAGAACAAACTTAGCGGTAAGCTTTATTTATTATCAACCCACTATGAAGCGCTGAATCGTCGGGATAAATATCGCTCAGCAACTAATGAAACTGACTTTCTGAAAAGCTACAAAACGGAAAAACCAGGATTAGGCATACAAAACTATAAGATTCAAGATCTTAATAACCTTGATGCACCACTGGTTGAGACCATGGATGTAGTGATAGAAGATAATGTGGAAGAGGCAGGAAATCTCGCCTATTTCACTCCTTTACTTTTCGAAAGAACAAAAGAAAATCCATTTAAATTGGAGGAGAGAAAATTCCCTGTTGATTTTGCTTTTCCTACAGAAGAGAACTATCGTATTAATGTAGATTTTCCGAAAGGATATCAACTCGATAAAACTCCCAAGAATGAAAGAATAGTCTTACCGGATGATGTCGCATCCTTCACTTTTATTTTTGCTGCTGAAGAAAACAAATTAATGATCACTAGCAAGATAACTATCAAAAAAGCTATCTATTCTCCTGAAGAATATTATGATTTAAAAGAACTCTTTAAAAACATAGTTAGAAAGCAGGCTGAACAAATTGTATTTAAGAAAAGTTAA
- a CDS encoding PQQ-binding-like beta-propeller repeat protein, with translation MKKLFSLAILITFFIGVNAQSFKYAFVTDTHVGSITGEEDLRRTVRDINKQTDLDFIVVTGDVTEMGTKQEIKIAKEILSELKKPWHVIPGNHDTGWSESGGVDFIKAFGDDKFIFDHNGYRFIACASGPYVRMSDGHIPRDAVVWLDKVLKSTPDTMPVVFLNHYPLDNGLDNWYEAIDRIKKYNIQYVICGHGHTNQSLNFEGVPGAMGRSNLRAKDTLGGYNIVTMDGDSVLFAVKKPGLSIEKPWRKIALGKFIGANTDKVERPSYELNTIFPEVTKAWTYHAPANVVLTPATDGKLAIFGNSIGEVEALSIEDGSKKWTFKTNGAIYSSPAIADDIVVIGSGDGSIYALKINTGKRIWKLKTGASVLGSPIIEKDIVYIGGSDNHFRAINIKTGKQLWAFGGVEGAIVGKPLLYEGKVIFGSWGRHLYALNQTNGALLWKWSNGNANRMLSPAMCTPVAHNGIVYVAAPDRVLNAIDANSGTSLWRNKEATVRESIGISEDGSMIFGKTMNNDVVAYKTQATDPGVAWRLNMNFGYEHAPSMLIAKDKQVFFGTRNGVVYAFDPELRRTIWAHKIDNSMINTVNILSTNAVLVATMDGVVTLLKIK, from the coding sequence ATGAAAAAGCTTTTCTCTCTCGCTATTCTGATCACTTTCTTTATAGGCGTAAATGCCCAGAGCTTTAAATACGCCTTTGTTACCGATACACATGTAGGGTCTATTACCGGTGAGGAAGACTTAAGAAGGACTGTGCGTGACATCAACAAACAAACTGATCTTGATTTTATAGTGGTTACAGGTGATGTAACCGAAATGGGCACTAAACAAGAAATTAAGATAGCCAAAGAAATTTTAAGTGAATTGAAAAAACCCTGGCACGTGATTCCGGGTAATCATGATACGGGATGGTCTGAATCTGGTGGCGTTGATTTTATTAAAGCATTTGGCGATGACAAGTTTATATTTGATCATAATGGCTATCGATTTATTGCCTGTGCCTCTGGACCATATGTAAGAATGTCTGACGGTCACATCCCAAGAGATGCCGTTGTTTGGTTGGATAAAGTGCTAAAAAGCACTCCGGATACCATGCCAGTAGTTTTTCTAAACCACTACCCTCTTGACAATGGTTTAGACAACTGGTACGAAGCTATTGACAGGATAAAGAAATATAACATTCAATATGTGATTTGTGGACATGGTCACACTAACCAGTCGCTTAATTTTGAAGGTGTGCCGGGTGCAATGGGCCGCTCTAACTTAAGGGCTAAGGATACGCTGGGCGGTTATAACATTGTAACCATGGATGGTGATTCTGTATTATTCGCAGTTAAAAAACCAGGTTTGTCAATAGAAAAACCATGGAGAAAAATTGCACTAGGAAAATTTATCGGGGCAAACACAGATAAAGTTGAAAGACCTTCTTACGAGCTAAACACCATTTTTCCAGAGGTTACAAAAGCCTGGACCTACCATGCCCCCGCTAATGTAGTACTTACTCCGGCAACGGATGGTAAGCTTGCCATATTTGGGAACAGCATTGGCGAGGTAGAAGCCTTAAGTATAGAAGACGGCAGCAAAAAGTGGACTTTCAAAACAAATGGTGCTATTTACTCTTCACCGGCAATAGCTGATGATATCGTTGTAATTGGATCAGGAGATGGCAGCATCTATGCCCTTAAGATTAATACTGGTAAGCGAATTTGGAAATTAAAAACCGGAGCCTCCGTTTTAGGGTCCCCCATAATTGAAAAAGACATTGTTTACATTGGAGGGAGTGACAACCATTTCAGGGCTATTAATATCAAGACAGGTAAACAGCTATGGGCCTTTGGTGGTGTTGAGGGAGCCATTGTTGGCAAACCTTTATTATACGAAGGTAAAGTAATCTTTGGATCATGGGGCAGGCATTTATACGCCTTAAACCAAACCAATGGAGCATTATTATGGAAATGGAGCAATGGTAATGCAAACCGCATGCTTTCACCAGCAATGTGTACACCAGTTGCGCACAATGGCATTGTTTACGTTGCAGCTCCGGATAGGGTACTGAATGCTATAGATGCCAATAGCGGTACCTCACTATGGCGAAATAAGGAAGCTACTGTACGCGAGTCTATTGGTATTTCTGAAGATGGCTCGATGATTTTTGGTAAAACCATGAACAACGATGTTGTAGCATATAAGACACAAGCAACAGATCCAGGTGTAGCCTGGAGATTGAACATGAATTTTGGTTATGAGCACGCGCCCTCTATGCTGATTGCAAAAGATAAACAGGTCTTTTTCGGCACAAGAAACGGTGTAGTTTATGCTTTTGATCCGGAATTGCGCAGAACTATATGGGCACATAAAATTGATAACTCCATGATAAACACCGTAAATATTTTGAGTACAAATGCTGTTTTAGTAGCAACAATGGATGGCGTAGTAACTTTGTTAAAAATTAAATAA